The DNA sequence GGCTGCGTCGTCGGGCGTCGCGCCTCACGGGCCTCGCGCCCGGGCACGATGACGGGCGGACGCGCCGTCGACCCGTCCGCCGGGGAGGCCGGGCGGTCCGTCCGGCCAGCCTGCGGGCGGAAGATCTCGGCGCACAGCGCGCGGTAGGTCGCGTCCGGGTGCGGGACGTAGTCGATCTGGCGCAGCGCCTGCTCCTGGCCCGCCGACTCCATGACGAAGCGCCCGTAGCCCAGCACCTGACCCAGCGGGGTGCGCGTGTAGCCCATGTCGGTGACCTTGGTCAGCGGCATCATCGCCACCTTGTGGATCACCAGGCCGTAGAGCAGCAGCAGGCGCTTGTCGGTCGAGACGAACCACTCGTGGCGCCACTCCAGCCAGCGGAAGGCGAGCCAGCCCAGCACCACGAGCCAGGGGAGCCAGAGCCACTCCAGCACGCCCTGCGCCGTCGGCGGACTGGCGGCCAGGATCACGGCCACCAGGAGGAACGCCCCCACTGTGCTCGCGGCGGGCTTGAGCAGCACCGCCCAGTGGCGGCGTGTGGCCAGGACGACGCGCTCGGTGGGCAGCACGTAGCGCCGCAGGTCGTGGTTCTGACGGGTGGTGATCTCCGGCGTCGGGGGCACGTCGGTCTCCGCGGCCTCAGGCCAGGAGGTTGCCGAAGAACTGCCCGATGCTCTTGAACGCGTTGACGATCACGTCGACGAGCGCGCGGACGATCTCGGCGGACCGGTCGGGGCTCTTCACGATCGCGTAGATCAGGAAGATCACGACGAGCCAGATCAGGAAGGTCTTGGCCTTGGCCGGCATCGGGTCCTCACGCGGGGTCGGCGACGGTGCGGCGGTCGCACCATCTGTGCAGCGTAATGAGGCGCGCGGTCTGCGCGTGGCTCATTCTCCGGCGCGGCGCAGCACCTCGGTGAGGCGGTTCGCGGCGGCGACGACGGCGGCCGAGTGCAGTCGCCCAGGCTGGCGGGTCAGGCGCTCGACGGGGCCCGACACCGAGACGGCGGCCACGACCTTGCCCGACGGGCCGCGCACGGGCGCCGAGACGCTCGCGACGCCGAGCTCGCGCTCGGACACGGACTGCGCCCACCCGCGCCGACGCACGCCGGACAGGATCGTTGCGGTGAAGACGGCGTCGCGCAGGCCGCGGTGCAGGCGGTCGGGCTCCTCCCAGGCCAGCAGGATCTGGGCGGCCGACCCGGCGTGCATCGTGAGGGTCGCGCCGACGGGGATCGAGTCGCGCAGGCCGACGGGCCGCTCGGCGGCGGCGACGCACACGCGGTGGTCACCCTGGCGCCGGTACAGCTGGGCGCTCTCGCCCGTGTGGTCGCGCAGCGCGATCAGCACCGGGTTGGCGGCCGCCAGGAGGCGGTCCTCCCCGGCGGCCGTGGCCAGCTCGTTCAGGCGTGGGCCGAGGATGAATCGCCCCTGCATGTCCCGGGCCACCAGGCGGTGGTGCTCGAGCGCCACCGCGAGGCGGTGCGCGGTCGGTCGCGCGAGGCCCGTCGAGGCCACGAGCTGGGCCAATGTGGCCGGACCCGACTCCAGAGCGCCGAGTACGGACGCGGCCTTGTCAAGTACGCCGACTCCGCTAGTATCGTCCATAAGGCGATATTGCCGTCTCGGCACGTGAGATTGCAAGTTTGGCGCACCATGGTCCCTGTCACAGGGACGAGGAGGGAACGACGATGGCCGGCACGCTGGCGGAGAAGGTCTGGCAGGCGCACCTGGTGCGCCATGGCGCGAACGGAGAGCCCGACCTGCTCTACATCGACCTCCACCTGCTGCACGAGGTCACGAGCCCGCAGGCGTTCGAGGGCCTGCGCCTGGCCGGGCGCCCGGTCCGCCGTCCGGACCTGACGATCGCGACCGAGGACCACAACACCCCGACGCTCGACATCGACCTGCCGATCGCGGACCTGACCAGCCGCACGCAGATCGACCAGCTGCGCAAGAACGTGCGCGAGTTCGGCGTCCGCATCCACTCGCTGGGCGACGCCGACCAGGGCATCGTCCACCAGGTGGGACCGCAGCTCGGCCTGACGATGCCGGGCCTGACCGTGGTGTGCGGCGACTCGCACACCTCGACGCACGGCGCGTTCGGCGCGCTCGCGTTCGGCATCGGCACGTCCGAGGTCGAGCACGTGCTGGCCACCCAGACGCTGCCGCTGGCGCCGTTCAAGACCATGGCCATCACCGTTGACGGCGACCTGCCGCCCGGGGCGACGTCGAAGGACATCGTCCTGGCGATCATCGCCAAGATCGGCACCGGCGGCGGGCAGGGCTACGTGCTCGAGTACCGCGGCGAGGCCATCCGCAGGCTCTCCATGGAGGCCCGGATGACCATCTGCAACATGTCGATCGAGGCCGGCGCGCGCGCCGGGATGATCGCGCCCGACGAGACCACCTTCGAGTACCTCAAGGGCCGCCCGCACGCCCCCGAGGGCGCCGACTGGGACGCCGCCGTCGAGTACTGGCGGACGCTGCGGTCCGACGACGACGCGACGTTCGACGCCGAGGTCGTGCTGCACGCCGCCGACCTCGAGCCGTTCGTCACGTGGGGCACCAACCCGGGCCAGGGCCTGCCGCTGTCGGCCAACGTGCCGGTCCCGGCCGAGATCGCCGACGCCAACGAGCGCGTCGCCGCCGAGCGCGCGCTGGAGTACATGGGCCTCGAGCCCGGCATCCCGCTGCGCGAGGTCAAGGTCGACACGGTGTTCATCGGCTCGTGCACCAACGGCCGCATCGAGGACCTGCGCTCGGTCGCCAAGGTGCTGCGGGGCCGTCGCAAGGCCGAGAGCGTGCGCGTGCTCGTGGTCCCGGCGTCGGCGCGGGTGCGCCTTCAGGCCGAGGCCGAGGGGCTCGACGTCATCTTCAAGGAGTTCGGCGCCGAGTGGCGCAACGCCGGGTGCTCGATGTGCCTGGGCATGAACCCCGACCAGCTCGCGCCGGGGGAGCGCTCGGCGTCGACGTCGAACCGCAACTTCGAGGGGCGTCAGGGCAAGGGCGGGCGCACGCACCTGGTCTCGCCGCTCGTGGCGGCGGCCACCGCCGTGCGCGGCACGCTGTCCTCGCTCGCCGACCTGGACCTGCCCGACGACGTCGACCTGACGTCGTTCGACGGCACGCCCCTGGCCCCGCTGGCCGTCCCCTCGCTCGTCTGACCCCACACGCCCTCGGTGGTCGCGCCAGCCGGGACCACCCGCACGGAAAGAGTCCGCACATGGAGAAGTTCACCGTCCACACGGGCGTCGGGGTGCCCCTGCGCCGCAGCAACGTCGACACCGACCAGATCATCCCGGCCGTCTACCTCAAGCGCATCACGCGCACCGGGTTCGAGGACGCGCTGTTCGCCGCGTGGCGCGGCGACCCCTCGTTCGTGCTCAACCAGGACGCCTACAAGACCGGCTCGGTGCTGGTCGCCGGCCCCGACTTCGGCACCGGGTCCTCGCGCGAGCACGCCGTGTGGGCGCTGAAGGACTACGGATTCCGCGTCGTGCTGGCCCCGCGGTTCGCCGACATCTTCCGCGGCAACTCGGGCAAGCAGGGCCTGGTGGCCGGGGTGGTCGCACAGGAGGACATCGAGCTCCTGTGGAAGATCCTCGAGACCAAGCCGGGCACCGAGGTGACGGTCGACCTCGAGCACCGCACCGCGCACGCCGACGACGTCACCGTGCCGTTCCAGATCGACGACTACACGCGCTGGCGGCTCATGGAGGGCCTCGACGACATCGGGCTCACTCTGCAGCACGCCGACGAGATCTCCGCGTTCGAGGCCAAGCGTGAGGCGTGGCGGCCCAAGACGCTGCCGGCCAAGCACCTGCCGTCGGTGCCGATCGAGCCAGCGCGGCCCGTCCAGGTCTGACGCGTCCGCGTGGTCTCGACAGGCTCGACCACCGCTGGTTGAGCCTGTCGGAACCAGCGCCCCGCCGCTGGTTGAGCCTGTCGAAACCAGCGCCTCACCGCTGGTTGAGCCTGTCGAAACCCGTGTCAGCGCTCCGCGAGCGATCCCCGCACGACGTCGATCAGCACCTCGTCGGGCACGCCGGCCGTTCGCGCGGCCTCCACGAGGGCGCGCGCCCGGGCGACGACGTCGGCGGGCGGGCGTGGCGCTCGGCCGCCCGAGGCGGTGGCGCCCGCGCCTGCGGCCACGACGGTGCCCGTCCGGCGCCGGGACTCGACGACGCCGCCCGCCTCCAGCTCCTTGTAGGCGCGCTGCACCGTGCCGACGGCGACGCCCAGGT is a window from the Xylanimonas ulmi genome containing:
- a CDS encoding PH domain-containing protein, whose translation is MPPTPEITTRQNHDLRRYVLPTERVVLATRRHWAVLLKPAASTVGAFLLVAVILAASPPTAQGVLEWLWLPWLVVLGWLAFRWLEWRHEWFVSTDKRLLLLYGLVIHKVAMMPLTKVTDMGYTRTPLGQVLGYGRFVMESAGQEQALRQIDYVPHPDATYRALCAEIFRPQAGRTDRPASPADGSTARPPVIVPGREAREARRPTTQPIPVAGATPPAQPHPTPRWDRPQESQRPRPYDPHPPR
- a CDS encoding IclR family transcriptional regulator; translation: MDDTSGVGVLDKAASVLGALESGPATLAQLVASTGLARPTAHRLAVALEHHRLVARDMQGRFILGPRLNELATAAGEDRLLAAANPVLIALRDHTGESAQLYRRQGDHRVCVAAAERPVGLRDSIPVGATLTMHAGSAAQILLAWEEPDRLHRGLRDAVFTATILSGVRRRGWAQSVSERELGVASVSAPVRGPSGKVVAAVSVSGPVERLTRQPGRLHSAAVVAAANRLTEVLRRAGE
- the leuC gene encoding 3-isopropylmalate dehydratase large subunit — encoded protein: MAGTLAEKVWQAHLVRHGANGEPDLLYIDLHLLHEVTSPQAFEGLRLAGRPVRRPDLTIATEDHNTPTLDIDLPIADLTSRTQIDQLRKNVREFGVRIHSLGDADQGIVHQVGPQLGLTMPGLTVVCGDSHTSTHGAFGALAFGIGTSEVEHVLATQTLPLAPFKTMAITVDGDLPPGATSKDIVLAIIAKIGTGGGQGYVLEYRGEAIRRLSMEARMTICNMSIEAGARAGMIAPDETTFEYLKGRPHAPEGADWDAAVEYWRTLRSDDDATFDAEVVLHAADLEPFVTWGTNPGQGLPLSANVPVPAEIADANERVAAERALEYMGLEPGIPLREVKVDTVFIGSCTNGRIEDLRSVAKVLRGRRKAESVRVLVVPASARVRLQAEAEGLDVIFKEFGAEWRNAGCSMCLGMNPDQLAPGERSASTSNRNFEGRQGKGGRTHLVSPLVAAATAVRGTLSSLADLDLPDDVDLTSFDGTPLAPLAVPSLV
- the leuD gene encoding 3-isopropylmalate dehydratase small subunit translates to MEKFTVHTGVGVPLRRSNVDTDQIIPAVYLKRITRTGFEDALFAAWRGDPSFVLNQDAYKTGSVLVAGPDFGTGSSREHAVWALKDYGFRVVLAPRFADIFRGNSGKQGLVAGVVAQEDIELLWKILETKPGTEVTVDLEHRTAHADDVTVPFQIDDYTRWRLMEGLDDIGLTLQHADEISAFEAKREAWRPKTLPAKHLPSVPIEPARPVQV
- a CDS encoding GntR family transcriptional regulator, yielding MTEIVVALRSPVPVYEQIRAQVTAAVAVGTLAPGDRLPASRDLARDLGVAVGTVQRAYKELEAGGVVESRRRTGTVVAAGAGATASGGRAPRPPADVVARARALVEAARTAGVPDEVLIDVVRGSLAER